In a genomic window of Erinaceus europaeus chromosome 12, mEriEur2.1, whole genome shotgun sequence:
- the RILP gene encoding rab-interacting lysosomal protein isoform X1, with amino-acid sequence MDPKRAPAAPDRGPRVAAGSETAAELVYHLAGALGTELQELTRRFGPEAAARLVPLVVRALELLEKAAVGPAPDSLQVSAQKAEVELRRLREENEHLRRELLSGPQEERLLLRQLKEVTDRQRDELRAYNHDLRQRSKEAEALQEQLQRLLLVNAELRHKLAAVETQLRSARDRDRQREQELAVGAGTIKSPGSVVDARKQPEDPTKIGPCSFSRDELEQILQERNELKANVFLLKEELAYFQRELLTDHRVPGLLLEAMKVAVKKQRKKIKAKMLGTPEEAESSADEDDSWLLLSSEKEDHPPAPESRIQSFFGLWYRGEAETPEGKADNMAPSALRGEEEIPQQPHLEPPGSPAAPSS; translated from the exons ATGGATCCTAAGAGGgcgcctgcggctccagacagggGCCCGCGGGTAGCGGCGGGGTCGGAGACGGCTGCGGAGCTCGTGTACCATCTAGCGGGGGCTCTGGGCACTGAGCTTCAAGAGCTGACGCGCCGCTTCGGGCCCGAGGCGGCAGCCAGGCTGGTGCCGCTGGTAGTGCGGGCGCTGGAGCTCCTGGAAAAGGCTGCGGTGGGGCCCGCCCCGGACTCG ctgcaggtgtctgcacaGAAGGCCGAAGTGGAGCTGCGGCGACTGCGGGAGGAGAACGAGCATCTCCGCCGAGAGCTGCTCTCTGGGCCGCAGG AGGAGCGCCTTCTACTGCGGCAGCTCAAGGAGGTGACTGACAGACAGCGGGACGAACTGCGGGCGTACAACCACGACCTGCGGCAGCGCAGCAAAGAGGCAGAGGCG TTGCAGGAGCAGCTGCAGCGCCTCCTGCTGGTAAACGCCGAGTTGCGGCACAAGCTGGCAGCGGTGGAAACGCAGCTGCGCTCCGCACGAGACAGGGATCGGCAGCGGGAGCAGGAACTTGCGGTTGGTGCCGGAACCATTAAATCCCCAGGAAGCGTG GTGGATGCCAGGAAGCagccagaggaccccaccaagaTAGGGCCCTGCAGCTTCAGCAGAGATGAGCTTGAACAGATACTTCAAGAAAGGAATGAGCTCAAAGCTAATGTGTTCCTGCTGAAGGAGGAGTTAGCCTACTTCCAAAG GGAGCTACTGACAGACCACAGGGTCCCTGGGCTTCTGCTTGAAGCCATGAAGGTGGCTGTCAAGAAGCAGCGGAAGAAGATAAAGGCCAAGATGTTAGGGACCCCAGAGGAAGCAGAGAGCAG TGCTGATGAAGATGATTCATGGCTCCTACTCTCTAGCGAGAAGGAGGACCACCCTCCAGCCCCTGAGTCCAGAATACAGAGTTT CTTTGGCCTATGGTATCGGGGAGAAGCAGAGACCCCTGAAGGCAAGGCTGACAACATGGCTCCTAGTGCactgaggggagaagaggagatccCACAGCAGCCCCACTTGGAGCCTCcaggcagccctgcagcccccagctcctga
- the RILP gene encoding rab-interacting lysosomal protein isoform X3 codes for MDPKRAPAAPDRGPRVAAGSETAAELVYHLAGALGTELQELTRRFGPEAAARLVPLVVRALELLEKAAVGPAPDSLQVSAQKAEVELRRLREENEHLRRELLSGPQEERLLLRQLKEVTDRQRDELRAYNHDLRQRSKEAEALQEQLQRLLLVNAELRHKLAAVETQLRSARDRDRQREQELAVGAGTIKSPGSVVDARKQPEDPTKIGPCSFSRDELEQILQERNELKANVFLLKEELAYFQSADEDDSWLLLSSEKEDHPPAPESRIQSFFGLWYRGEAETPEGKADNMAPSALRGEEEIPQQPHLEPPGSPAAPSS; via the exons ATGGATCCTAAGAGGgcgcctgcggctccagacagggGCCCGCGGGTAGCGGCGGGGTCGGAGACGGCTGCGGAGCTCGTGTACCATCTAGCGGGGGCTCTGGGCACTGAGCTTCAAGAGCTGACGCGCCGCTTCGGGCCCGAGGCGGCAGCCAGGCTGGTGCCGCTGGTAGTGCGGGCGCTGGAGCTCCTGGAAAAGGCTGCGGTGGGGCCCGCCCCGGACTCG ctgcaggtgtctgcacaGAAGGCCGAAGTGGAGCTGCGGCGACTGCGGGAGGAGAACGAGCATCTCCGCCGAGAGCTGCTCTCTGGGCCGCAGG AGGAGCGCCTTCTACTGCGGCAGCTCAAGGAGGTGACTGACAGACAGCGGGACGAACTGCGGGCGTACAACCACGACCTGCGGCAGCGCAGCAAAGAGGCAGAGGCG TTGCAGGAGCAGCTGCAGCGCCTCCTGCTGGTAAACGCCGAGTTGCGGCACAAGCTGGCAGCGGTGGAAACGCAGCTGCGCTCCGCACGAGACAGGGATCGGCAGCGGGAGCAGGAACTTGCGGTTGGTGCCGGAACCATTAAATCCCCAGGAAGCGTG GTGGATGCCAGGAAGCagccagaggaccccaccaagaTAGGGCCCTGCAGCTTCAGCAGAGATGAGCTTGAACAGATACTTCAAGAAAGGAATGAGCTCAAAGCTAATGTGTTCCTGCTGAAGGAGGAGTTAGCCTACTTCCAAAG TGCTGATGAAGATGATTCATGGCTCCTACTCTCTAGCGAGAAGGAGGACCACCCTCCAGCCCCTGAGTCCAGAATACAGAGTTT CTTTGGCCTATGGTATCGGGGAGAAGCAGAGACCCCTGAAGGCAAGGCTGACAACATGGCTCCTAGTGCactgaggggagaagaggagatccCACAGCAGCCCCACTTGGAGCCTCcaggcagccctgcagcccccagctcctga
- the RILP gene encoding rab-interacting lysosomal protein isoform X2, translating into MDPKRAPAAPDRGPRVAAGSETAAELVYHLAGALGTELQELTRRFGPEAAARLVPLVVRALELLEKAAVGPAPDSVSAQKAEVELRRLREENEHLRRELLSGPQEERLLLRQLKEVTDRQRDELRAYNHDLRQRSKEAEALQEQLQRLLLVNAELRHKLAAVETQLRSARDRDRQREQELAVGAGTIKSPGSVVDARKQPEDPTKIGPCSFSRDELEQILQERNELKANVFLLKEELAYFQRELLTDHRVPGLLLEAMKVAVKKQRKKIKAKMLGTPEEAESSADEDDSWLLLSSEKEDHPPAPESRIQSFFGLWYRGEAETPEGKADNMAPSALRGEEEIPQQPHLEPPGSPAAPSS; encoded by the exons ATGGATCCTAAGAGGgcgcctgcggctccagacagggGCCCGCGGGTAGCGGCGGGGTCGGAGACGGCTGCGGAGCTCGTGTACCATCTAGCGGGGGCTCTGGGCACTGAGCTTCAAGAGCTGACGCGCCGCTTCGGGCCCGAGGCGGCAGCCAGGCTGGTGCCGCTGGTAGTGCGGGCGCTGGAGCTCCTGGAAAAGGCTGCGGTGGGGCCCGCCCCGGACTCG gtgtctgcacaGAAGGCCGAAGTGGAGCTGCGGCGACTGCGGGAGGAGAACGAGCATCTCCGCCGAGAGCTGCTCTCTGGGCCGCAGG AGGAGCGCCTTCTACTGCGGCAGCTCAAGGAGGTGACTGACAGACAGCGGGACGAACTGCGGGCGTACAACCACGACCTGCGGCAGCGCAGCAAAGAGGCAGAGGCG TTGCAGGAGCAGCTGCAGCGCCTCCTGCTGGTAAACGCCGAGTTGCGGCACAAGCTGGCAGCGGTGGAAACGCAGCTGCGCTCCGCACGAGACAGGGATCGGCAGCGGGAGCAGGAACTTGCGGTTGGTGCCGGAACCATTAAATCCCCAGGAAGCGTG GTGGATGCCAGGAAGCagccagaggaccccaccaagaTAGGGCCCTGCAGCTTCAGCAGAGATGAGCTTGAACAGATACTTCAAGAAAGGAATGAGCTCAAAGCTAATGTGTTCCTGCTGAAGGAGGAGTTAGCCTACTTCCAAAG GGAGCTACTGACAGACCACAGGGTCCCTGGGCTTCTGCTTGAAGCCATGAAGGTGGCTGTCAAGAAGCAGCGGAAGAAGATAAAGGCCAAGATGTTAGGGACCCCAGAGGAAGCAGAGAGCAG TGCTGATGAAGATGATTCATGGCTCCTACTCTCTAGCGAGAAGGAGGACCACCCTCCAGCCCCTGAGTCCAGAATACAGAGTTT CTTTGGCCTATGGTATCGGGGAGAAGCAGAGACCCCTGAAGGCAAGGCTGACAACATGGCTCCTAGTGCactgaggggagaagaggagatccCACAGCAGCCCCACTTGGAGCCTCcaggcagccctgcagcccccagctcctga